The genomic region GCGTAGGTGTACGCCTCGCCCGTCGTCGCGTCGCGCAGCCCCACTGCGTCGGGTGACAGGCTGGCGCGGCGTTCGGACCACGCGCCGACCCACTCGGCGGGGGTCGCGCTACGGTGCATCGGCCTCGACGTGCTCGCGGATAGCCGCCGTCACGGCATCGGCCGACTCGATGAAGAACAGGTGCGAGCCGTGCTCGTACAGGTCGAGGTCGCTCTCTGGCAGACGCTCGTGCAGCCGTTTCCCGTTCTCGACGGGGAGGACGCGGTCGGCGGTCCCGTGCAGGACCATGGTCGGCAAGTCGAGGTCGTCGAGCCACGGCGTGCTGTCGAAGGCGGCGACCGCGCCGGCCTGGGCCAGCCGGGCCTCTGGTGGCGCGTCGGAGGTCAGCCGCCAGTCGATGATCTCCTCGACGAGGTCGTCGTTGTCCTCCCAGAAGTCGTCGGACATCGCGGGCTGCATCTTGTAGCGCAGCGCCTCGCGCTCGTCGTACTCCGGCGGGACGTTGAACATCCGTTCCTGGGTCTCCGGGGGCGTCGGGACCGCCTCCTCACCGCCGTGGGAGGTACACAGCAAGGTGAGGCTCTCGGCGCGGTCGTAGTCCTTCGCGTACCGCTGGGCCGTCATCCCGCCCATGCTCGCGCCGACGACGTGCGCGGAATCCACCCCCTCGGCGTCCAGCACGGTCTCCAGGTCGCTGGCGAACAGTTCGATACTGTACCGCGGTTCTTCATCCTCGGCTGCCGGTTCGGGCACGTCCGAGTCGCCAGTGCCGCGGTTGTCGAAGACGATGGTCCGGTACTCGTCGAGCCGCCGTCGCTGGAAGCGCCACATCCAGCGCCCGTACCCGAGCCCCTCGCAGAAGGCGATGACGGGAGCGTCCGCCGGTCCGTCGACCTCGTAGGCGATATGAGTCTCGTCCTCGTCGTTTTTGACGCGTTCCATGCCGGTGGCAACGGCCGAGACGATAGAAAAGACCCCTCTTCACATGTTAACCTCCCACGGTGGGGGGACAAATCGCGTTCGCTCGCTATCTCGCCCGCTTCCGGGCGTGATTTCGAAGGTAGATGTCGACTCCGGTTCACGAACTACGGCGATATTCCCGGCGAGGTTGATATGTTAACGCATAACTTATACCCTTTCAGGGTAAGGCTCCGTTTATGGCAGTAGCTACGGTGGGTGATCTGGCGACTGCGACGATGACAGTAGAGACTGATGATATCGAAGCCTATGCGGCTCTCGTCGGCGACGAGAACCCCATTCACATGGAGGAATCGTACGCCGAGGAGACGATGTTCGACGGACGCATCGCACACGGGATGCTGTCGGCCGGCGTCGTCAGCGCCGCCCTCGCCGACCTCCCGGGCGACGTTATCTATCTCTCACAGGACCTCCAGTTCCAGGCACCAGTTCAACCAGGTGACACGGTCGAAGCAACGGCCGAGGTCGTCGAGCAGGTCGGCGACAACAGACTCCGCGTGACCACGACGGTCGACGTGGCTGAGACGACGGTGCTCGCGGGCGAAGCGGTCGTCATGTCGGTCCCCCACGAATCCCCCGAAGCGGGCGTCGGCTCCGAGGCCGAAGCAGGCGCGGACTGACCCACACGACCGAGACGAACCGCTGTTTTCTGCTGACGGTCGCACCGGCGACCGTCGCGTTTATCCGCGCGCACCCGGAACTGACCCTCGATGGAGCGTCTTCACGCCCGGTATCCGTTCTTCGCGGCGGCCCGCGAGGCGGTCGACGAGGCGGCGGTCGACCTCGGCGAGTTGGTGGCTCGCGAGGACGACCCCGCGGTCGACCGTGCCATCGAGCGGGTCACGACGGCCCTGACGGAACACACGACCGGCGAGATGCGACGCGATAACCGGACCGAACTCCTCTCGTACCCGGTGGCGCGCGTACTCGTCTCGCTCGTCGACGACCCGGTCGTCACGCAGACCTACGCGAAGGCGGAGGCCGCCACGGCCCACGAGCGCGTCCTCTCCGACCTCGATACCACGACCCAGCTGAAGTCCGCGAGCGGGAGCGACCTCACCGTCGAGCGACTGCTCCGCGAGTTCGACCTCGCGGGCGCGGTCCAGGACGCCGACACCGGCTACCGCGTCGCTGTCGGCGCGTACCTGCGGCTGACGGGTGACCTCGACGACGACGCTTGGCGGCTCCCCCGACGCAGTCTCGCCGACGGGACCGTTCCCGTGGGCCGTGACGAACTCCTCACGCTGCTCCGTGGCGCAATCGAGGAGCGGGTCATGCTCGGACTTCCGTTCCAGGTACCCGACGTCATCGCGGACCACCTCGTCGACGAGGTGGCGAGTATCGAGGACGTGCTCTCGGACCCCGCCCTCCCGACCTCGTTCGACACCGTCGACGCCAGCTCGTTCCCGCCGTGTATCGAGCACCTGCTCGAACGGGCACAGGACGACGAGGACGAACTCGCGCCGCCGTCGTGGTTCACGCTCTGTGCGTTCTGTGCGACCGTCGGGATGGACCCCGAGGAGGTCGTGGCGGTGACCCGCGCCGTCGACGAGACGGCCGAGCGCATCCGCTACCAGATGGACAAGCTCGCGCGCGAGGACGGCGCTATCGAGTACCCGCCGGTCTCGTGTACGACCGTCCAGGCCTACGGCGACTGCGTGAACCAGGACGAGGTCTGTGCAGAGATATCGCATCCGCTGGCGTACTACCAGCAGCGAGTAGAAGCCGCAGACGACTGATTCGGGCGTCGGTCGCCCGGTCGATGCTTACTCTTCGTCGAGGTCGAGCCAGTACTTGCGGGTGTACCCGATGATAGCCATCAGGACGACGAAGAAGGCGATCGCGTACGCGAGAATCTGACCGCCTTCCGAGGTGAGGACGCCATTGTCGCCGCCGTAGGTCATCCCGATGTAGACCATGATGCCGATGATGGTCACAACGGCCCCGGAGGAGACCACGACCTCTTTGAGTGTCTCCGAATCCATGTCGTTGCGTCGCGCTTCCCGCGGGCCGGACAAAAGCGTGTCGTAGTTACGCTACGGTGAACGTCGCCTCCGACATGTCGATGAAGGCTGTCTCGTAGCCCTCGTGACGGGCAGCCTGCGGCGGGATGGTCGGTCGAAGCGTCACCTCGTCACCGGATTCGATGGTCCCGACGGACGCGCCGTAGTGGTGGTGCAACTCGGGGTCGAACGTCGGGGTCAGGTCGCCGTCGAACACTGTCTCGCCGTCGCGGGTGACCGTCGCGGCCAGTCCCATCGAGGGGAGCACCATCCGGTTGTACGGCGACCGCGCGGACACGGCGAGGTAGGTCCCGTCGCCGAAGCGGTCGGCGTCGACAGCCTGCGTCGCCAGCACCGCGTCACCCGATTTCGGGGCGTCGAGCGCGCGACCCGGGAGGTCCGCCTGGGCGGGCGCGACACCGAGGGGCATCTGCATCTCCATCGGCGGGACGGCCTCGAGCGCGCCGGCGCGGTCCTCGGTGTTCTTGTACATGATCTGCTCCTTCTCGCCTTCGCTGTAGCTCAGGTCGAGGGTGACGGCGGCGGACTCCTCGAACTTCCCCTCGAACGCGCCGGTGGTCTCGACGCCAGAGAGCCCGCCGATGGACACCTCAACATCGTAACTCGCGGTTCCATCCAGTGGGAAGTTCGCGCCGTAGTGAAAGCCCATGGGCTGGGAGAGCATCGCGTAGATGGTCTCCTCGGTGACGAGTTCACCGTCTTTCGTGACCTCGATGCTCACGCCGGCGTCGGGTAGGACGACCTTGGTCTCGGGGTCCCAGACCGCGACCATCAGGTGGACCGCGTCGTCTGACTCGATGTCGACGAGTTCGGTCTCGGTCGCAGATACCGTCCAGAAGCGGTGCGGGTAGCTGTACATCAGCCCGACCGCGTAGTCGCCGCTCGTGGCCATGTTCTCCATCTTCATGCCCTCGACGTGGGTCGGGTAGTAGACCGCGTCGGGGCGGTCCGAGAGGACGGGCGGGACGCCAGCGGTCTGTGTCTCTAGCAGACCAGCACAGCCCGCGAGTCCTGCCGCGGTGGCGCTGGCCCCGGCCGCGAGGAACGTGCGTCGTCTCATGGTGGTCTCTCGGAACTTCGGGGAAAAGCGGCTTCTGGTTCTTCCGTCGAAATCGGCTGGTTCGCGCGTCGAACCCACTACTGCGGGTTCGGTTCGGGGAGCGCGCGGTGAGCCCGCGGCGGGAGCAGGAAGTTCCCGCGGCGCTTGACGAACGTGTACTCGAGGATGCCGTTGTTGACGCGCTGGCGGATGGTCGGGTGCTTCGTCTGGTCGGTGCCGTTCATCGCTTCGCGGGTCTTCTCGAAGTCCGCGATGGAGCGCTGGACCGCGAGGAAGTGCAGGCCGGCCTCGTCCTTGTCGGTGGAGTCGAAGTCCCGGCGGATGATGAGCGGGCTGCCGTCCTCGCGGGCGGCCGCGGTCTTCTGGGTGTGGCCGATCTTCCCGTAGTTCCTCGCATCGTCGTCGATGGACTCGACACAGCCCGCTTCCTCCACGCCCGAGGAGGTGCCGAGGTTGTCCCCTGCACCCTCGACCTTCCCCTCCCTGGCGTGGGCGGGACAGAACATCTTCGCGACGTTCTCCTCCCTATCGTTCTCGGTGTACCAGTCGTCGAGGCGCAGGCGGATGCGCGAGACGTGCTGGGTCGTCCCGCCGGCGAATGGACCCTCGGGAATGGTGACGAAGTCCTCGCTGGCCTGGTTCTTCTTGAAGCCCGACTTGAAGCCCATGAACAGCGGTGAGTCCTCGTCGATGTCCACGTCGCCGGGGATACCGGCCACGTCCTGGTGTTCGGCGGGCAGGCCCGCGCCGATGAACCCGGTCCGGCGGCCGGGGAAGTCACTCGGGAAGTCGAACACGTCGCCGAGGTGGGCGTCCATCGTCACGCCGTTGGCTTCCTCGCGGGCGCCCTTCAGGGCCTCCTCGGCTTCGAGGACGACCGACCCGTGGTCGCTGGCGAGGTGGACGACCGCGTCGTTCGTGTCGAACTCGGGTTCCTCGAACGGCGAGAGCGCCTTCGGCTCGGCCATGCCCGCCGACTCGGGCAACTCGTCGTCGAACCGGGCGAAGTACGCCGGGGAGTAGCCGACCGTGAACAGCAACCCCTCGTTCGACCACTCGAAGGCGCGTTCGAGGCTCTGGAGGGCGGCCTCGACGGTCTCGCGCTCGTCGCTACTCGGCGTCCCGTCGCCCGCGTAGTCGAGGTAGAGCAGGAGGTGGTGGCGTGGGGCGACATCGTTGCCGTGGTCGTCGGTCGCGAGGAACCGGTTCCAGGTGTGCTGGCCGCTCGGGAGACTCGTCGGGTCGTCGCTACCCGTGGGAATCGCGGCGGCGTCGTCACCGCTTCGCTCCCGGTCCAGGCAGGCGGCGAGGGCGGCCGTCCCGCCGATGGCGACGGCCGATTTGACGAACTCGCGGCGGGGAATTCCGCGGTTGTCGCGTGCTGTCATCGGCGTTCGCTAGGAACTGCCCCGCAAAAAACGGCGTGGTGCATGCGTCGAAAGGGCGAACAGGCGACACGTGGGCGTCGAGGCTGGTCTGGCGTCGGCTCCCGCCGAAGTCGACACCATGTCGTGTGGCGGCTGGTCGCGCACCCGCTGCCCGCCACACGGTCACTGGTCAGGACATGGCGGGGCTGGCCCCGTCCTCGTATAAAATCACTCGGCCAGCAGGTCGTCGACCAGCCGGGTGAACCGGTCCACCAGCCGAGCCGGCAGCGTCGGCGTCACGTCCGCCAAGAGGTCGCCGGTCCGTTCGGGGTCGGCGAGCACCAGCGTCACGCGGTTGCGCGAGTCGCGTTCCTTCTCGACGAGGCCGGCCTCACAGAGGTTGTCGAGGTGGTGTTCGAGCGTCGAGCGCGCCACACCCACATCCTCGGCCACCGCCGCCGGCCGTGAGGGCCCTGCCTCGATGAGGACGGCGAGGATGTCGCGGGTGGTCTCGCGGCGGACCAGCGCGATGGCGGCGCGTTCGAACTCGTCGTAGCTGGGTGGAAAGTAGTGAGTCCGGCCGAACAGC from Haloarchaeobius sp. HME9146 harbors:
- a CDS encoding alpha/beta fold hydrolase, whose translation is MERVKNDEDETHIAYEVDGPADAPVIAFCEGLGYGRWMWRFQRRRLDEYRTIVFDNRGTGDSDVPEPAAEDEEPRYSIELFASDLETVLDAEGVDSAHVVGASMGGMTAQRYAKDYDRAESLTLLCTSHGGEEAVPTPPETQERMFNVPPEYDEREALRYKMQPAMSDDFWEDNDDLVEEIIDWRLTSDAPPEARLAQAGAVAAFDSTPWLDDLDLPTMVLHGTADRVLPVENGKRLHERLPESDLDLYEHGSHLFFIESADAVTAAIREHVEADAP
- a CDS encoding MaoC family dehydratase, with product MAVATVGDLATATMTVETDDIEAYAALVGDENPIHMEESYAEETMFDGRIAHGMLSAGVVSAALADLPGDVIYLSQDLQFQAPVQPGDTVEATAEVVEQVGDNRLRVTTTVDVAETTVLAGEAVVMSVPHESPEAGVGSEAEAGAD
- a CDS encoding DNA primase large subunit PriL (p41; involved in priming for DNA replication; forms a heterodimer of small and large subunit (Pfup41 and Pfup46); primase from Pyrococcus furiosus uses deoxyribonucleotides as a substrate and can synthesize long DNA strands in vitro which means it may be involved in both de novo primer synthesis and elongation; enzyme from Sulfolobus solfataricus has higher affinity for ribonucleotides and also possesses 3'-terminal nucleotidyl transferase activity; priming is stimulated by thymine-rich synthetic bubbles) codes for the protein MERLHARYPFFAAAREAVDEAAVDLGELVAREDDPAVDRAIERVTTALTEHTTGEMRRDNRTELLSYPVARVLVSLVDDPVVTQTYAKAEAATAHERVLSDLDTTTQLKSASGSDLTVERLLREFDLAGAVQDADTGYRVAVGAYLRLTGDLDDDAWRLPRRSLADGTVPVGRDELLTLLRGAIEERVMLGLPFQVPDVIADHLVDEVASIEDVLSDPALPTSFDTVDASSFPPCIEHLLERAQDDEDELAPPSWFTLCAFCATVGMDPEEVVAVTRAVDETAERIRYQMDKLAREDGAIEYPPVSCTTVQAYGDCVNQDEVCAEISHPLAYYQQRVEAADD
- a CDS encoding Dyp-type peroxidase, giving the protein MTARDNRGIPRREFVKSAVAIGGTAALAACLDRERSGDDAAAIPTGSDDPTSLPSGQHTWNRFLATDDHGNDVAPRHHLLLYLDYAGDGTPSSDERETVEAALQSLERAFEWSNEGLLFTVGYSPAYFARFDDELPESAGMAEPKALSPFEEPEFDTNDAVVHLASDHGSVVLEAEEALKGAREEANGVTMDAHLGDVFDFPSDFPGRRTGFIGAGLPAEHQDVAGIPGDVDIDEDSPLFMGFKSGFKKNQASEDFVTIPEGPFAGGTTQHVSRIRLRLDDWYTENDREENVAKMFCPAHAREGKVEGAGDNLGTSSGVEEAGCVESIDDDARNYGKIGHTQKTAAAREDGSPLIIRRDFDSTDKDEAGLHFLAVQRSIADFEKTREAMNGTDQTKHPTIRQRVNNGILEYTFVKRRGNFLLPPRAHRALPEPNPQ
- a CDS encoding winged helix-turn-helix transcriptional regulator; this encodes MTDARTRIEHEIAAQPGVHFNELVRSLPFAAGHVQYHVRSLVADESILRDELFGRTHYFPPSYDEFERAAIALVRRETTRDILAVLIEAGPSRPAAVAEDVGVARSTLEHHLDNLCEAGLVEKERDSRNRVTLVLADPERTGDLLADVTPTLPARLVDRFTRLVDDLLAE